A window from Gemmatimonadales bacterium encodes these proteins:
- a CDS encoding ABC transporter permease, whose translation MLGFLARRLALAALTTLAVVTITFTVVHLAPGEPMLGDAERLRADPATIARQRAAFGLDRPLPVQYALYLGNLARGELGESFVRRRPAGHVLRDALPNTLLLGGAALALSFLIGLATGTLQAARRGTFVDGALSVASLAAYSTPSFWLGLVLLLVFGQWLRWLPVSGMTDPVVHEFLSPARRALDVLRHLVLPATTLGLVNAAWIARFQRSALVDALGSPFVRTARAKGIAESQVLLKHALRNALAPVITLAGLSVPALLTGSVLVESVFGWPGMGRVTFEAIFARDYNVITAAAIVAGILVALANLLADLAVAVTDPRERLDA comes from the coding sequence TTGCTCGGTTTCCTCGCCCGCCGCCTCGCGCTAGCCGCCCTAACAACTCTTGCCGTCGTCACCATCACGTTCACCGTCGTCCATCTCGCGCCCGGTGAGCCGATGCTGGGCGACGCCGAACGGCTCCGGGCCGACCCCGCCACGATCGCGCGGCAGCGCGCCGCCTTCGGCCTCGACCGGCCGCTACCCGTCCAGTACGCACTCTACCTCGGGAACCTGGCGCGCGGCGAGCTGGGTGAGTCGTTCGTTAGGCGTCGGCCAGCGGGTCACGTGCTGCGCGATGCACTGCCCAACACGCTGCTGCTAGGCGGCGCCGCGCTCGCCCTGAGCTTCCTCATCGGCCTCGCCACCGGCACGCTCCAGGCGGCGCGCCGCGGTACCTTCGTGGACGGCGCCCTCTCGGTCGCCTCGCTCGCCGCGTACTCGACGCCGTCCTTCTGGCTCGGCCTCGTGCTCCTGCTCGTCTTTGGCCAGTGGCTGCGCTGGCTACCGGTGAGCGGGATGACCGATCCGGTGGTGCACGAGTTCCTCTCCCCGGCCCGGCGCGCGCTCGACGTGCTCCGCCACCTGGTCCTGCCGGCCACCACACTGGGACTCGTCAACGCCGCATGGATCGCGCGCTTTCAGCGCAGCGCCCTGGTGGACGCACTCGGCAGTCCGTTCGTGCGCACCGCGCGCGCCAAAGGGATCGCCGAGAGCCAGGTGCTGCTGAAGCACGCCCTGCGAAACGCCCTCGCTCCCGTCATCACGCTCGCAGGGCTCTCGGTGCCCGCGCTACTCACCGGCTCGGTGCTGGTCGAGAGCGTCTTCGGGTGGCCCGGGATGGGGCGCGTGACCTTCGAGGCGATCTTCGCGCGTGACTACAACGTCATCACCGCCGCCGCGATCGTGGCGGGGATACTCGTCGCGCTCGCCAATCTGCTTGCGGATCTCGCCGTAGCCGTGACCGACCCGCGCGAACGGCTCGACGCATGA